Within uncultured Methanoregula sp., the genomic segment CGTCGATTCCGTTGCCCCCACGGTCCGGCCCCGGAGCCCGTACTTCTCTTTTGCCAGTACAACGATGCTGCGGCCTTCCGGCGTTTCGTCGGCAAGCGATGCGAGCTGGGCTGTCTCGGCAAGATCCAGGATCTCCGTTCCGTCTACCGGGATCAGCTCGACCGCCTGCCGGTTCCCCAGCGTGATCGTCCCGGTCTTGTCCAGGAGGAGGACGTCCACATCGCCAGCTGCTTCGATGGCCCGGCCGGAGGTAGTGATGACGTTGCGCTGGATCAGCCGGTCCATGCCGGCGATACCGATTGCGCTGAGGAGTCCCCCGATGGTTGTTGGTGCGAGACAGACGAAGAGGGCAACGAGCACGGTGATGGTGACGGTTGTGCCGGCACCGGCGGTTCCCACGCTGTACCGGGAGAACGTGTACAGTGCTGCGGAAACTACGATGAAGACGGAGGTCAGGCCGAGCAGGAGGATGTTGAGAGCGATCTCGTTCGGGGTCTTCTGCCGTTTTGCCCCTTCGATCAGCCCGATCATATGGTCGAGGAACCCTTCACCGGGATTTGCGCTGACCCGGATGATGAGCCAGTCGGAGAGAATACTGGTCCCCCCGGTAACTGCGCTCCGGTCGCCACCGGATTCACGGATGACCGGTGCGCTCTCCCCGGTGATCGCGCTCTCGTTGACCGATGCGACCCCATCGATCACTTCCCCGTCAACCGGGATCGTGTCCCCGGCTTTGACATAGATGAGATCGTTCTTCCGCAGGGCCGATGAGGATATCACCGAGACGTATTTCTCGTCCGGCTCCCTCCCGCGAACCAGGGTATAGTCCGGATTGAGTTTTTTGGCTTCGGTATCCCTCCGCATCTTCTTTAAGGATTCTGCCTGTGCCTTGCCCCGGCCTTCGGCCAGTGCCTCGGCAAAGTTGGCAAAGAGCACCGTGAACCAGAGCCATGCCGAAACCGCTCCGATGAATCCCGCCGGTGCCTCGCCCCTCCCGGTCAGTGCCTGCAGCCAGAGAATTGTCGTGATCATGCTGCCGATCTCAACAGTTAGCATGACCGGGTTGTGGGCCAGCGTCCGTGGATCGAGTTTAACGAACGATTCGATCACCGCCCTCTGGTAGAGGCCCGGTATCGTGTGGGTGCTGCGGGCCTGCATCGGTTCAGACATGGATCATTCCTCCTGCGGCCATACCCAGGAATTCCGCAACCGGCCCCAGGGAAAGGGCAGGCACAAAACTCAGCCCCCCCACGATGAGGATGACAAAGACCAGCCAGACAATGAAGAGCGGGCGGTGATCCCGCAGCGTGCCTTCCCCCGCTGGTACGATCTTCTTGGCCACGAGCGAGCCGGCAAGGGCGAGCGTGAGGATGATCACGAGGTACCGCCCGGTGAACATGGCAAACGCGGTTGTGAGATTATAGAAGAGGCTGTTTGCCGAGAGCCCGGCAAAAGCGCTGCCATTATTCTGGGATGTGGACGTGAATGCGTACAGGATCTCGGAGAACCCGTGCGGTCCCGGGTTGAAGGCCCCGGCCCTTCCTGCATCGGTCAGTACCGCAAAGGACGTAAGGATGAGGATCAGGAAGATCGGGACCAGGATGATGATGGTTGCGATCTTCATCTCGTTCTGCTCGATCTTCTTGCCATAGAGTTCCGGGGTCCGGCCAACCATCAGGCCGGCAATGAACATGGCGATGATGGCAAAGACGAGCATGCCGTAGAGTCCCGAACCCACGCCACCATAGACCACTTCCCCGAGCTGCATATCGAACAACTGGACCAGCCCGGCAAGCGGCATGAAGGAATCATGCATCGAGTTGACCGCACCGCAGGATGTGACGGTCGTGACCACGGAAAAGAACGCGGACGGGACGATCCCGAACCGGACTTCCTTTCCCTCCATGTTCCCTCCCGGTTGTGCATGCCCGGGATCCTGGTCGATACCAAGGTTAGTAAATGCCGGATTTCCTCCGAGTTCGGACACTATCGCGAGGCCGGCAAGCGGCAGGAAGATGATGGTCATTGCCATCAGCAGGGCAATTCCCTTGCGTCCCGATCCAATCATCTTCCCGAAGGTGTAACAGAGTGCCGTGGGAATGAAGAGGATAGCGAGCATCTCGATAAAATTCGAGAACGGCGTGGGATTTTCGAGCGGATGGGCGGAATTGGTGTTATAGAAACCTCCCCCGTTGGTGCCCAGGAGCTTGATCGCAACCTGGGATGCCACCGGCCCAAGCGGGATTGTCTGCGTAGTGACCAGAACACCGCTCGCGTCCTTCACCGGGTCGAGGAGCGGGACCGTGACCGGGCCACCAAATGTCTGGGGAACTCCCTGCGAGACGAGCACGAGCGCTATCGCAATGCAGAGGGGTAGCAGGATCATGACGCTCCGGATGAGGAGCACCCAGAAGTTACCGATGGTTGTGCCCGATTTCCGGGAGAATGCCAGGATGAGCGCAACTAAGACGGCCATGCCAATTGCTGCCGAAAGGAAATTCTGGACAGCGAGCCCGGCCATCTGGGTAAAGTAACTGACGGTGATTTCCGGTACATATGCCTGCCAGTTGGTGTTGGTGGCAAAACTGACTGCGGTATTGAGCGAGAGATCCCATGGCACCGGCCCGAGCCCGGCAGGATTGAGCGGGAGGAACTGCTGGACGAG encodes:
- the kdpB gene encoding potassium-transporting ATPase subunit KdpB, which codes for MSEPMQARSTHTIPGLYQRAVIESFVKLDPRTLAHNPVMLTVEIGSMITTILWLQALTGRGEAPAGFIGAVSAWLWFTVLFANFAEALAEGRGKAQAESLKKMRRDTEAKKLNPDYTLVRGREPDEKYVSVISSSALRKNDLIYVKAGDTIPVDGEVIDGVASVNESAITGESAPVIRESGGDRSAVTGGTSILSDWLIIRVSANPGEGFLDHMIGLIEGAKRQKTPNEIALNILLLGLTSVFIVVSAALYTFSRYSVGTAGAGTTVTITVLVALFVCLAPTTIGGLLSAIGIAGMDRLIQRNVITTSGRAIEAAGDVDVLLLDKTGTITLGNRQAVELIPVDGTEILDLAETAQLASLADETPEGRSIVVLAKEKYGLRGRTVGATESTTEMQFIPFTSQTRMSGVDQGDLHIRKGAADVMFRYIEAHGNAVSDTLRQEVNAIAQAGGTPLVVARNGRSLGVIYLKDIVKGGIKERFAQLRKMGIKTVMITGDNRLTAATIAAEAGVDDFLAEATPESKLKLIREYQTGGRMVAMTGDGTNDAPALAQADVAVAMNTGTQPAREAANMIDLDSNPTKLIEIVEIGKQLLMTRGALTTFSIANDIAKYFAIIPIAFASTYPSLGILNILGLHNGILSAVIFNAIIIVILIPLALHGVRYRAMSAEVALRNNILIYGIGGLIAPFIGIKLIDMLLVLMGV
- the kdpA gene encoding potassium-transporting ATPase subunit KdpA, whose amino-acid sequence is MSTGNLLSMIRKQIKPAIVIFLLLTLVTGIVYPLFVTGIAQGIFPAQANGNLIEHNGRLAGSALVGQPFTSANYFWGRPSATSPVPYNAGASSGSNLGPDNPALADAVKARVDALHAADPANTQLVPVDLVTASGSGLDPDISIAAAEYQVPRIARERNLNEQAVRSLVAEHIEPRQFGIFGEPRVNVLSLNLALDDLSAGRITVTPQSLSWSDQLRMYSHIPLFGMQVSDWLQLILFIIIIALCVVPLGGWMAKVFTGKPNFVTPVTDLVEQKFLALGGVDRAEEMGWKEFSIALMVFTAPCILVVFILQLVQQFLPLNPAGLGPVPWDLSLNTAVSFATNTNWQAYVPEITVSYFTQMAGLAVQNFLSAAIGMAVLVALILAFSRKSGTTIGNFWVLLIRSVMILLPLCIAIALVLVSQGVPQTFGGPVTVPLLDPVKDASGVLVTTQTIPLGPVASQVAIKLLGTNGGGFYNTNSAHPLENPTPFSNFIEMLAILFIPTALCYTFGKMIGSGRKGIALLMAMTIIFLPLAGLAIVSELGGNPAFTNLGIDQDPGHAQPGGNMEGKEVRFGIVPSAFFSVVTTVTSCGAVNSMHDSFMPLAGLVQLFDMQLGEVVYGGVGSGLYGMLVFAIIAMFIAGLMVGRTPELYGKKIEQNEMKIATIIILVPIFLILILTSFAVLTDAGRAGAFNPGPHGFSEILYAFTSTSQNNGSAFAGLSANSLFYNLTTAFAMFTGRYLVIILTLALAGSLVAKKIVPAGEGTLRDHRPLFIVWLVFVILIVGGLSFVPALSLGPVAEFLGMAAGGMIHV